The following are from one region of the Variovorax sp. V213 genome:
- a CDS encoding Bug family tripartite tricarboxylate transporter substrate binding protein: MTSSTFKTNRRVALAASAAAAIALVATPSWAQTTWPNKPVRIVVPFAAGGTTDILARAVAPELSKAFGQQFIVDNRAGAGGNVGAEVVARAPNDGYTLLMGTVGTHGINRALYPKLPFDPIKDFVPITLVAAVPNVMEMNADKAKALNIRNVQDFIKYAKANPGKLNMASSGSGTSIHLAGELFKSMTGTFMAHIPYKGSGPALLDMVGGNADVMFDNLPSSMAQIKGGKLTALAVTSAQRSPALPDLPTVEEAGGPALKGYEASSWFGLLAPAGTSPDIVNRIQQEVAKSLATPAIKEKMLAQGAIPSGNTPAEFTKLIASEHVKWAKVVKDSGAKVD; the protein is encoded by the coding sequence ATGACTTCTTCAACTTTCAAAACGAATCGGCGGGTAGCGCTTGCCGCTTCTGCGGCTGCCGCCATCGCCCTCGTGGCAACGCCCTCCTGGGCCCAGACCACCTGGCCGAACAAGCCGGTGCGCATCGTCGTGCCCTTTGCAGCGGGCGGCACCACCGACATCCTGGCGCGCGCCGTTGCGCCCGAGTTGTCGAAGGCCTTCGGCCAGCAGTTCATCGTCGACAACCGCGCCGGCGCGGGCGGCAACGTGGGCGCCGAGGTCGTGGCACGCGCGCCGAACGACGGCTATACGCTGCTGATGGGCACGGTCGGCACGCACGGCATCAACCGGGCGCTTTATCCCAAGCTGCCGTTCGACCCGATCAAGGACTTCGTGCCGATCACGCTGGTGGCGGCCGTTCCGAACGTCATGGAGATGAATGCCGACAAGGCAAAGGCATTGAACATCCGCAACGTGCAGGACTTCATCAAGTACGCCAAGGCCAATCCGGGCAAGCTCAACATGGCGTCGAGCGGCAGCGGCACCTCGATCCACCTGGCGGGCGAGCTCTTCAAGAGCATGACCGGCACCTTCATGGCGCACATCCCGTACAAGGGATCGGGCCCGGCGCTGCTCGACATGGTGGGTGGCAATGCAGACGTGATGTTTGACAACCTGCCCTCGTCGATGGCGCAGATCAAGGGCGGCAAGCTCACGGCCCTGGCCGTGACCAGCGCCCAGCGCTCGCCCGCGCTGCCTGACCTTCCGACGGTCGAGGAAGCGGGCGGCCCGGCGCTCAAGGGGTATGAAGCCAGCTCGTGGTTCGGCCTGCTGGCGCCCGCCGGCACCTCGCCCGACATCGTGAACCGGATCCAGCAGGAGGTGGCCAAGTCGCTTGCGACACCCGCCATCAAGGAAAAGATGCTGGCTCAGGGCGCGATTCCGAGCGGCAACACGCCGGCCGAATTCACCAAGCTGATTGCCAGCGAGCACGTGAAGTGGGCGAAGGTGGTGAAGGACTCCGGCGCAAAAGTCGACTGA
- a CDS encoding DUF1840 domain-containing protein, producing MLYRFQSRASPDFVMLEVHARQLFDIIGKDIAPKGIVTVEQIPAAIAALESALAREASNPHNNDDYAVEGHAAEAEKQHVGLHQRAAPLLHMLRDSLAEKKDVTWKT from the coding sequence ATGCTGTACCGATTCCAGTCCCGCGCCTCCCCTGACTTCGTGATGCTCGAGGTGCACGCGCGCCAGCTGTTCGACATCATCGGCAAGGACATCGCGCCCAAAGGCATCGTCACCGTCGAGCAGATTCCCGCTGCCATTGCGGCGCTCGAATCCGCGCTGGCACGCGAAGCCAGCAATCCCCACAATAACGACGACTACGCCGTCGAAGGCCACGCCGCCGAGGCTGAGAAGCAGCACGTGGGATTGCACCAGCGCGCAGCCCCCCTGCTCCACATGCTGAGGGACTCGCTGGCCGAGAAAAAAGACGTTACCTGGAAGACCTGA
- a CDS encoding MarR family winged helix-turn-helix transcriptional regulator, which produces MDLEARAHSEHPEALRLWLRLLTCTQLIEKQVRNELRSQFSTTLPRFDLMSQLERSPDGLKMNELSRRMMVTGGNVTGITDQLVTEGLVERINVEGDRRAWRVRLTARGRKLFNDMAQQHEDWIVDAFAGLSAKEIAQLHKLLGKVKQHSHSQMAEAE; this is translated from the coding sequence ATGGACCTCGAAGCACGCGCCCATAGCGAGCACCCCGAGGCCCTGCGCCTCTGGCTGCGGCTCCTCACCTGCACCCAGTTGATCGAGAAGCAGGTGCGCAACGAACTGCGCTCGCAGTTTTCGACCACGCTGCCGCGCTTCGACCTGATGTCGCAGCTCGAACGCTCCCCCGATGGCCTGAAGATGAACGAACTCTCGCGCCGCATGATGGTGACGGGCGGCAACGTCACCGGCATCACCGACCAGCTGGTGACCGAGGGACTGGTCGAGCGCATCAACGTCGAGGGCGACCGCCGTGCCTGGCGCGTGCGGCTCACCGCCCGCGGCCGCAAACTATTCAACGACATGGCGCAGCAGCACGAGGACTGGATCGTCGATGCGTTCGCGGGCCTCAGCGCCAAGGAGATCGCGCAGCTTCACAAGCTGCTCGGCAAGGTCAAGCAACACTCACACAGCCAGATGGCGGAGGCCGAATGA
- the rplQ gene encoding 50S ribosomal protein L17, translating to MRHGHGLRKLNRTSSHRLAMLQNMMNSLIEHEVIKTTVPKAKELRRVIEPMITLAKKPTVANKRLAFDRLRDRDSVVKLFGELGPRFAARPGGYTRILKMGFRVGDNAPMALVELVDRPEIKEEAAEQGAAE from the coding sequence ATGCGTCACGGACACGGACTCCGCAAACTCAACCGCACCAGCTCGCACCGCCTTGCGATGCTGCAGAACATGATGAATTCGCTCATCGAGCACGAAGTCATCAAGACCACGGTCCCCAAGGCCAAGGAACTGCGCCGCGTCATCGAACCGATGATCACGCTCGCCAAGAAGCCCACGGTTGCCAACAAGCGCCTGGCCTTCGACCGCCTGCGCGACCGCGACAGCGTCGTCAAGCTCTTCGGCGAACTCGGCCCGCGTTTCGCAGCGCGTCCGGGCGGCTACACCCGCATCCTGAAGATGGGTTTCCGCGTTGGCGACAATGCACCCATGGCACTGGTCGAACTGGTCGATCGTCCTGAAATTAAAGAAGAAGCCGCCGAGCAAGGCGCTGCTGAATAA
- a CDS encoding RidA family protein: MMNKLLQPPGWLPPKGYANGVAARGTMVFVGGQIGWNAQQQFESDDFIDQCGLALRNIAEVLREAGAGPEHMVRMTWYVTDRDEYSRRLAELGPVYRDAMGRNFPAMTCVQVAALVEPRAKIEIEVTAVIPD; the protein is encoded by the coding sequence ATGATGAACAAACTCTTGCAGCCACCAGGCTGGTTGCCCCCCAAGGGCTATGCGAATGGCGTGGCCGCGCGCGGCACCATGGTGTTCGTCGGCGGACAGATCGGCTGGAATGCGCAGCAGCAATTCGAATCGGACGACTTCATCGACCAATGCGGCCTGGCGCTGCGCAACATTGCCGAGGTGCTGCGCGAAGCCGGCGCCGGCCCCGAGCACATGGTTCGCATGACCTGGTACGTGACGGACCGCGACGAGTACAGCCGCCGGCTGGCGGAACTCGGACCCGTGTACCGTGATGCCATGGGGCGCAACTTCCCGGCCATGACCTGCGTGCAGGTGGCGGCGCTGGTCGAGCCGCGCGCCAAGATCGAGATCGAGGTCACGGCGGTCATCCCGGACTGA
- a CDS encoding AMP-binding protein, with amino-acid sequence MSAQVDRFVHDRLPPAEQLPVFRYDLPELQLPDQLNLVEELLDKAPAKGFGDKPMLRSPTGTLTYSQAAVEVNRIAQVLVEDLGLVPGNRVLLRGGNSVSMALSWLAVVKAGLIAVATMPLLRAKELGEIIEKARPVAALCDGRLLDELVLAQREHPVLATVVAFNKPDAPDSLSARAAGKSGVFTACPTASDDIALLAFTSGTTGKPKAPVTTHRDVLAMCETWPRHVLKAQSDDIVIGSPPLAFTFGLGGLLVFPMWAGASVYFADAPFTPEGLVKLINEVGATICYTAPTFYRQMAPFVRQHGAPSLRICVSAGEALPDATRQLWKEATGIEMLDGIGGTEVFHIYISAAGDEVRRGAVGKVVPGFTAKVVDNQGNEVPRGTVGKLALQGPVGCRYLDDPRQADYVKNGWNYPGDSFVQDDDGYFFYQARADDMIITAGYNVGGPEVEDALLKHPAVAECGVIGKPDPDRGMIVKAFCVLKPGHEGDAALVKALQDHVKATIAPFKYPREIEFVTVLPRTETGKLQRFKLRQLDHTTS; translated from the coding sequence GTGTCTGCACAAGTCGACCGCTTCGTTCACGACCGCCTGCCGCCCGCCGAGCAGTTGCCGGTCTTCCGCTACGACCTGCCGGAGTTGCAGCTGCCCGATCAGCTGAACCTGGTCGAGGAGCTGCTGGACAAGGCACCCGCCAAGGGGTTCGGCGACAAGCCGATGCTGCGTTCCCCCACCGGTACGCTGACGTATTCGCAGGCCGCCGTCGAAGTCAACCGCATCGCGCAGGTACTGGTCGAAGACCTGGGCCTCGTGCCCGGCAATCGCGTGCTGCTGCGCGGCGGCAATTCGGTGTCCATGGCCTTGTCGTGGCTCGCCGTGGTGAAGGCCGGCTTGATCGCGGTGGCCACCATGCCGCTGCTGCGCGCCAAGGAACTGGGCGAGATCATCGAGAAGGCCCGCCCCGTGGCGGCGCTGTGCGACGGCCGGCTGCTCGACGAGCTGGTGCTCGCGCAGCGCGAACATCCAGTGCTTGCCACGGTGGTGGCGTTCAACAAGCCCGACGCGCCCGATTCGTTGTCGGCACGCGCGGCCGGCAAGAGCGGCGTGTTCACCGCATGCCCCACGGCGTCGGACGACATCGCCCTGCTCGCTTTCACTTCCGGCACCACGGGCAAGCCCAAGGCACCGGTCACCACGCACCGCGACGTGCTGGCGATGTGCGAAACCTGGCCGCGCCACGTGCTGAAGGCGCAAAGCGACGACATCGTGATCGGCTCGCCGCCGCTGGCCTTCACGTTCGGACTCGGCGGACTGCTGGTGTTTCCGATGTGGGCCGGCGCTTCCGTGTACTTTGCCGATGCGCCCTTCACGCCCGAAGGGTTGGTGAAGCTCATCAACGAAGTTGGCGCGACGATCTGCTACACCGCGCCCACCTTCTATCGCCAGATGGCGCCCTTCGTCCGGCAGCACGGCGCGCCGAGCCTGCGCATCTGCGTGAGCGCCGGCGAGGCGCTGCCCGACGCCACGCGGCAGCTCTGGAAGGAAGCCACCGGCATCGAGATGCTCGACGGCATCGGCGGCACCGAGGTGTTCCACATCTACATCTCCGCCGCGGGCGACGAGGTTCGCCGCGGCGCGGTCGGCAAGGTGGTGCCGGGCTTCACGGCGAAGGTGGTGGACAACCAGGGCAACGAGGTGCCGCGCGGCACGGTCGGCAAGCTGGCGCTGCAGGGGCCGGTGGGCTGCCGCTATCTCGACGATCCGCGCCAGGCCGATTATGTGAAGAACGGCTGGAACTACCCCGGCGATTCGTTCGTGCAGGACGACGACGGCTACTTCTTCTACCAGGCACGCGCCGACGACATGATCATCACCGCCGGCTACAACGTCGGCGGGCCGGAGGTGGAGGATGCACTGCTCAAGCACCCGGCCGTGGCCGAGTGCGGCGTGATCGGCAAGCCGGATCCCGACCGCGGCATGATCGTGAAGGCCTTCTGTGTATTGAAACCCGGCCATGAAGGCGATGCGGCACTCGTCAAGGCGCTGCAGGACCACGTGAAAGCCACCATCGCGCCATTCAAATACCCGCGGGAGATCGAATTCGTGACGGTGCTGCCACGCACTGAGACCGGCAAGCTCCAGCGCTTCAAACTGAGACAACTCGACCACACCACATCATGA
- a CDS encoding acyl-CoA dehydrogenase family protein — translation MMTKIPAPPSTAHLALPFFDDAHQALARDLLPWCAAQEVDERDDRAACREWVRRLGDGGWLRYAVPGSAGGALERLDSRALVLLRETLGYHSPLADFAFAMQGLGSGAITLAGTPDQQSHYLTSVGKGGRIAAFALSEPEAGSDVAAMAMRAEATADGWRLHGEKTWISNGGIADFYCVFAKTEPAAGTRGITAFIVDAKTAGLDTSEHIDVMAPHPLATLRFENCIVPRTAQLGELNGGFKLAMRTLDIFRASVAGAALGMGRRALAEAIAHAKGRRMFGQTLADFQLTQAKLGEMAALIDSAALLTYRAAWMRDDAEQRGAPPVGDVSAAAAMAKMCATENASRVIDMALQMHGGLGVKVGTKIESLYRDIRSLRIYEGATEVQQLIIGKSVLRG, via the coding sequence ATGATGACGAAGATTCCCGCACCGCCTTCGACAGCGCACCTCGCGCTGCCGTTCTTCGACGACGCCCACCAGGCGCTTGCACGCGACCTGCTGCCCTGGTGCGCAGCCCAGGAGGTGGATGAGCGCGACGACCGCGCCGCTTGCCGCGAATGGGTGCGCCGCCTCGGCGATGGCGGCTGGCTGCGCTATGCCGTGCCCGGCAGCGCGGGCGGCGCGCTGGAACGCCTCGATTCGCGCGCGCTGGTGCTGCTGCGCGAGACGCTCGGCTACCACTCGCCGCTGGCCGACTTCGCGTTTGCGATGCAGGGCCTGGGCAGCGGCGCGATCACGCTCGCGGGCACGCCCGATCAGCAATCGCACTACCTCACGTCCGTCGGCAAGGGCGGCAGGATCGCCGCCTTCGCGCTCAGCGAACCCGAGGCCGGTTCGGACGTGGCCGCCATGGCCATGCGCGCAGAGGCCACGGCCGACGGATGGCGCCTGCATGGCGAAAAGACCTGGATCAGCAACGGCGGCATCGCCGACTTCTATTGCGTGTTCGCGAAGACGGAGCCGGCGGCCGGCACGCGCGGCATCACCGCGTTCATCGTCGATGCGAAGACGGCCGGTCTCGATACGTCCGAGCACATCGACGTGATGGCGCCGCACCCGCTTGCCACCTTGCGCTTCGAGAACTGCATCGTGCCGCGCACGGCGCAGCTCGGCGAGCTCAACGGCGGCTTCAAGCTGGCAATGCGCACGCTCGACATCTTCCGCGCGTCGGTGGCGGGTGCCGCGCTCGGCATGGGCCGCCGCGCACTCGCCGAGGCGATTGCGCATGCGAAGGGCCGGCGCATGTTCGGGCAGACGCTGGCCGACTTCCAGCTCACCCAGGCCAAGCTCGGCGAGATGGCGGCGCTGATCGACAGTGCCGCCTTGCTCACCTACCGCGCGGCGTGGATGCGCGATGACGCCGAACAGCGCGGCGCCCCCCCGGTAGGCGACGTGTCGGCTGCCGCGGCCATGGCCAAGATGTGCGCCACCGAGAACGCAAGCCGCGTGATCGACATGGCACTGCAGATGCACGGCGGCCTTGGCGTGAAGGTCGGCACGAAGATCGAGAGCCTCTACCGCGACATCCGCTCGCTGCGCATTTACGAAGGCGCGACGGAAGTTCAACAACTGATCATTGGCAAATCCGTTCTGCGGGGATAA
- a CDS encoding enoyl-CoA hydratase family protein — protein MKHYIGAGNPMRAQFEAKAPYEARHFAWSYEAGVGTITLNRPERKNPLTFDSYAELRDLFRALTYATDVKAVVITGAGGNFCSGGDVHEIIGPLTTMRMPELLEFTRMTGDLVKAIRHCPQPIVGAIDGVCAGAGAMIALACDLRYGSPSTRTAFLFTRVGLAGADMGACALLPRVIGQGRASELLFTGRAMTAQEGQAWGFFNALHESDALLEAATKVARELAEGPSFAHGMTKTMLSQEWSMTIDQAIEAEAQAQAICMQTEDFKRAYEAFAAKRKPVFGGD, from the coding sequence ATGAAGCACTACATCGGCGCGGGCAATCCCATGCGCGCGCAATTCGAGGCCAAGGCGCCTTATGAGGCCAGGCACTTCGCGTGGAGCTACGAGGCCGGCGTCGGCACCATCACGCTGAACCGGCCCGAGCGCAAGAACCCGCTCACCTTCGACTCTTACGCCGAGCTGCGCGACCTGTTTCGCGCGCTGACGTATGCGACTGACGTGAAGGCCGTCGTGATCACCGGCGCGGGCGGCAACTTCTGCTCGGGCGGCGACGTGCACGAGATCATCGGCCCGCTCACCACGATGCGCATGCCCGAGTTGCTCGAGTTCACGCGCATGACGGGCGACCTGGTGAAGGCCATCCGCCATTGCCCGCAGCCCATCGTCGGGGCGATCGACGGCGTGTGCGCCGGTGCGGGCGCGATGATCGCGCTGGCTTGCGATCTTCGCTATGGTTCTCCTTCGACGCGCACGGCTTTCTTGTTCACCCGCGTGGGCCTTGCCGGCGCCGACATGGGCGCCTGCGCGCTGCTGCCGCGCGTGATCGGCCAGGGCCGCGCCTCGGAGCTGCTGTTCACCGGCCGCGCGATGACGGCGCAGGAAGGCCAGGCCTGGGGCTTCTTCAATGCGCTGCACGAAAGCGATGCATTGCTCGAAGCCGCCACCAAGGTGGCGCGCGAACTGGCCGAAGGCCCGAGCTTCGCGCACGGCATGACCAAGACCATGCTGTCGCAGGAATGGTCGATGACCATCGACCAGGCCATCGAGGCCGAAGCGCAGGCGCAGGCGATCTGCATGCAGACCGAAGACTTCAAGCGCGCCTATGAAGCCTTTGCCGCCAAGCGCAAGCCTGTGTTCGGTGGGGACTGA
- a CDS encoding bifunctional salicylyl-CoA 5-hydroxylase/oxidoreductase yields MNSLTAGLSAAPAMDLQRILCIGGGPAGLYFALLMKARKPALEITVVERNRPFDTFGWGVVLSDQTLANLAAADAETASLIGHEFHHWDDIQVFFKGRQVRSGGHGFCGIGRKRLLNILQERCLALGVKLVFETDATDDQAMAAQYNADLVIASDGLNSRIRQRYADVFKPDIDLRNCRFVWLGTHQTFDAFTFAFEQTEHGWFQAHAYQFDDKTSTFIVETPEAVWKAHGLDQMEQPEAIAFCEKLFAKYLGGHPLISNATHLRGSANWIRFPRVVCERWTHRIDVEGRSVPVVLMGDAAHTAHFSIGSGTKLALEDAIDLANEFERGGTVDHVLEGYEARRSVEVLKIQNAARNSTEWFENVPRYTGMQIEQFAYSLLTRSQRISHENLRVRDTEWLGGYERWLAGGTPVAPMLMPFTVRGLTLKNRILVSPMATYSAVDGVPQDFLLVHLGARALGGAAMVCVEMTSPTPEGRITPGCTGLYNDTQQAAFKRIVDFVHTQSSAKIAMQLGHSGPKGSTRVGWEGTDEPLESGNWPLLAASPVAYGEQNQLPAAMTREQMDTMRERFVDSTRRAAECGFDWLELHCAHGYLLSAFISPLTNQRTDEYGGGIEARCRYPLEVFRAMRAVWPADKPMSVRISAHDWAPGGNTDADAVVVARLFKEAGADFIDVSSGQTTRAAKPVYGRMYQTPFSDRIRNEVGIATIAVGAITDADQANSIIAAGRADLCAIARPHLADPAWTLHEAAKLQSRDVDWPKQYLSGRDQLYREIAKQQQMAAAANAALAARNTEETH; encoded by the coding sequence ATGAACAGCCTCACCGCCGGCCTTTCCGCCGCACCCGCCATGGACCTTCAACGCATCCTGTGCATCGGCGGCGGCCCCGCGGGCCTCTACTTCGCCTTGCTGATGAAGGCGCGCAAGCCGGCGCTCGAAATCACCGTGGTGGAGCGCAACCGCCCTTTCGACACCTTCGGCTGGGGCGTGGTGCTGAGCGACCAGACGCTCGCCAACCTGGCCGCGGCCGACGCCGAAACCGCGTCGCTCATCGGCCATGAGTTCCACCACTGGGACGACATCCAGGTGTTCTTCAAGGGGCGGCAGGTGCGCTCGGGCGGCCACGGCTTCTGCGGCATCGGCCGCAAGCGGCTCTTGAACATCTTGCAGGAGCGCTGCCTGGCGCTCGGCGTGAAGCTGGTCTTCGAAACCGACGCCACCGACGACCAGGCCATGGCCGCCCAGTACAACGCCGACCTGGTGATTGCCAGCGACGGCCTCAACAGCCGCATCCGCCAGCGCTACGCCGATGTGTTCAAGCCCGACATCGACCTGCGCAACTGCCGCTTCGTGTGGCTCGGCACGCACCAGACCTTCGACGCCTTCACCTTCGCCTTCGAACAGACCGAGCACGGCTGGTTCCAGGCCCACGCCTACCAGTTCGACGACAAGACCTCGACCTTCATCGTCGAGACGCCCGAGGCGGTGTGGAAGGCCCACGGCCTGGACCAGATGGAGCAGCCCGAGGCCATCGCCTTCTGCGAGAAACTGTTTGCCAAATACCTGGGCGGCCACCCGCTCATCAGCAACGCCACGCACCTTCGCGGCTCGGCCAACTGGATCCGCTTTCCGCGCGTGGTGTGCGAACGCTGGACGCACCGCATCGACGTGGAAGGCCGCTCGGTGCCCGTGGTGCTGATGGGCGATGCGGCGCACACGGCGCACTTCTCGATCGGTTCGGGCACCAAGCTCGCGCTCGAGGACGCGATCGACCTGGCGAACGAGTTCGAGCGCGGCGGCACGGTCGACCATGTGCTCGAAGGCTACGAGGCGCGCCGCAGCGTCGAGGTGCTCAAGATCCAGAACGCGGCACGCAACTCGACCGAGTGGTTCGAGAACGTGCCTCGCTACACCGGCATGCAGATCGAGCAGTTCGCCTATTCGCTGCTCACGCGCTCGCAGCGCATCAGCCACGAGAACCTGCGCGTGCGCGACACCGAATGGCTCGGCGGCTACGAGCGGTGGCTCGCCGGGGGCACGCCCGTGGCGCCCATGCTGATGCCGTTCACGGTGCGCGGCCTCACGCTGAAGAACCGCATCCTGGTGTCGCCGATGGCCACCTACAGCGCGGTCGACGGCGTGCCGCAGGATTTTCTGCTGGTGCACCTGGGCGCGCGCGCGCTCGGCGGCGCCGCGATGGTGTGCGTCGAAATGACCAGCCCGACGCCGGAGGGGCGCATCACCCCCGGCTGCACGGGTCTGTACAACGACACGCAGCAGGCGGCGTTCAAGCGCATCGTCGACTTCGTGCACACGCAGTCGAGCGCGAAGATCGCCATGCAGCTCGGCCACAGCGGCCCCAAGGGCTCCACCCGCGTGGGCTGGGAAGGCACCGACGAGCCGCTCGAAAGCGGCAACTGGCCGCTGCTGGCCGCGAGCCCGGTCGCGTATGGCGAACAGAACCAGCTGCCGGCCGCGATGACGCGCGAGCAGATGGACACCATGCGCGAGCGGTTCGTGGATTCCACGCGCCGCGCAGCCGAATGCGGCTTCGACTGGCTCGAGCTGCACTGCGCGCACGGCTACCTGCTGTCGGCCTTCATCAGCCCCCTTACCAACCAGCGCACCGACGAGTACGGCGGCGGCATCGAGGCTCGCTGCCGCTATCCGCTCGAGGTGTTCCGCGCGATGCGCGCCGTGTGGCCGGCCGACAAGCCGATGAGCGTGCGCATCTCGGCGCACGACTGGGCACCCGGCGGCAACACGGATGCCGATGCGGTCGTGGTGGCGCGCCTCTTCAAGGAAGCCGGCGCCGATTTCATCGACGTGTCTTCCGGCCAGACCACGCGCGCGGCCAAGCCGGTGTACGGCCGCATGTACCAGACGCCGTTCTCGGACCGCATCCGCAATGAGGTCGGCATTGCGACCATCGCGGTCGGCGCCATCACCGACGCCGACCAGGCCAACAGCATCATCGCGGCCGGCCGCGCCGACTTGTGCGCCATCGCGCGCCCGCACCTCGCGGATCCCGCCTGGACATTGCACGAAGCCGCCAAGCTGCAAAGCCGCGATGTCGACTGGCCCAAGCAATACCTGAGCGGACGCGACCAGCTCTACCGCGAGATCGCCAAGCAGCAGCAGATGGCCGCAGCCGCGAATGCGGCGCTGGCGGCGCGGAACACCGAGGAGACACACTGA
- a CDS encoding class I SAM-dependent methyltransferase, producing MQSLIPKIESQLASLPVPIALELPDGRRVAKPGSRVTLAFSEWSALAKLAAHQVGAIGEAYVEGKVQIEGAMRDLIDATVGMLPGNPAETDTAWWTRLLRLAKSRGSHSLNKDAEQIQFHYDVSDDFYALWLDPRRVYSCAYFRTPELTLAQAQEAKLDHICRKLMLQPGERFLDIGSGWGGLLLWAAEHYGVDATGITLSKNQHAHVRQLIEEKGLQDRVRVELRDYRELSADAPFDKISSVGMFEHVGAANMPTYFRKIHSLLKPGGLVLNHGITSGQLDYRQLGAGMGDFIEKYIFPGGELLHVTHVLRETAAAGLEMVDTESLRPHYARTLWAWSDALEGQLGTAREVLARAGGRQGENAERILRAYRLYLAGSAMSFEQGWISLHQMLSTKPDGRVEHGVLRGAQSVYPFARDYIYK from the coding sequence ATGCAAAGCTTGATACCCAAGATCGAGTCGCAGCTTGCGTCGCTGCCCGTGCCCATCGCGCTGGAATTGCCCGACGGCCGAAGAGTGGCCAAGCCGGGGTCGCGCGTGACGCTGGCGTTCAGCGAGTGGTCGGCGCTGGCCAAGCTGGCGGCGCACCAGGTGGGCGCCATCGGCGAGGCCTACGTGGAGGGCAAGGTGCAGATCGAGGGCGCGATGCGCGACCTGATCGATGCGACGGTCGGCATGCTGCCCGGCAACCCCGCCGAGACCGACACCGCCTGGTGGACCCGCCTGCTGCGCCTGGCCAAGTCCCGCGGCTCCCATTCGTTGAACAAGGATGCGGAGCAGATCCAGTTCCACTACGACGTTTCCGACGACTTCTACGCGCTGTGGCTCGACCCGCGCCGGGTGTATTCGTGCGCGTACTTTCGCACTCCCGAGCTGACCTTGGCACAGGCGCAGGAAGCCAAGCTCGACCACATCTGCCGCAAGCTGATGCTGCAGCCCGGCGAGCGTTTTCTGGACATCGGCTCCGGCTGGGGCGGGCTGCTGCTGTGGGCGGCGGAGCACTACGGCGTCGACGCCACCGGCATCACCCTGTCGAAGAACCAGCATGCGCATGTGCGGCAGCTGATCGAGGAAAAGGGCCTGCAGGACCGCGTGCGCGTGGAGCTGCGCGACTACCGCGAGCTTTCCGCCGACGCGCCTTTCGACAAGATCTCGTCGGTCGGCATGTTCGAGCACGTGGGCGCGGCCAACATGCCCACGTACTTCCGCAAGATCCATTCGCTCTTGAAGCCCGGCGGCCTGGTCCTGAACCACGGCATCACCTCGGGCCAGCTCGACTACCGGCAGCTGGGCGCGGGCATGGGCGATTTCATCGAGAAGTACATCTTCCCGGGCGGCGAACTCCTGCACGTGACGCACGTGCTGCGCGAGACGGCCGCCGCGGGCCTGGAGATGGTCGACACCGAGAGCCTGCGCCCGCACTACGCGCGCACGCTATGGGCCTGGTCCGACGCGCTCGAGGGGCAGCTCGGAACGGCGCGCGAGGTGCTCGCGCGTGCGGGTGGGCGGCAGGGCGAGAACGCGGAGCGCATCCTGCGCGCCTACCGCCTCTATCTGGCGGGCTCCGCCATGAGCTTCGAACAAGGCTGGATCTCACTGCACCAGATGCTTTCCACCAAGCCCGACGGCAGGGTCGAGCACGGTGTTTTGCGCGGCGCCCAATCGGTGTACCCTTTTGCCCGTGACTACATCTACAAGTGA